In the Chitinophagales bacterium genome, one interval contains:
- a CDS encoding nucleoside phosphorylase → MPIIPESELILNARGAVYHLDLLPEELATTVITVGDPDRVKEVSKYFDHVEIRRQHREFVTHTGYIGKKRITVISTGIGTDNIDIILTELDALVNVDLSSRTVKDQLTSMDIIRIGTSGALQPDIELDSFVASGYAIGMDNLLNFYQLPHPQSEKDLLLAFLGHVQENHIAFIPYIARGSSSLISAFSHFTQKGITVTCPGFYGPQGRQVRAEPAFPKLLDQLSSFAFDGNRITNFEMETAGIYGMSRLLGHASLSLSAIVANRVQQKFSSDPHKAVDRLIQLTLQQAAVA, encoded by the coding sequence ATGCCAATCATTCCCGAATCAGAATTAATCCTCAATGCACGCGGGGCCGTTTATCACCTCGATCTTTTACCGGAAGAACTTGCCACAACAGTCATTACAGTGGGTGATCCCGACAGAGTGAAAGAAGTTTCCAAATATTTCGACCACGTGGAAATCAGGCGGCAACACCGCGAATTTGTTACGCATACCGGCTATATCGGCAAGAAAAGAATAACGGTAATTTCTACCGGCATCGGTACCGACAATATAGATATTATACTCACTGAACTGGACGCACTGGTGAATGTGGACCTTTCATCACGCACGGTAAAAGATCAGCTCACCTCAATGGACATCATTCGCATCGGCACCTCCGGCGCCCTGCAACCTGATATTGAGCTCGACAGTTTTGTTGCTTCGGGCTACGCTATTGGCATGGACAACCTGCTTAACTTTTATCAACTGCCTCATCCGCAATCGGAGAAGGATTTATTGCTGGCTTTTCTCGGGCATGTACAGGAAAACCATATTGCCTTTATCCCTTATATCGCCCGCGGCTCATCCTCACTCATCAGTGCATTCAGCCACTTCACACAAAAAGGCATCACTGTTACCTGCCCCGGATTTTACGGTCCGCAGGGAAGACAGGTAAGGGCCGAGCCCGCATTCCCGAAGTTGCTGGATCAGCTATCTTCCTTCGCCTTTGACGGGAACCGGATCACCAACTTTGAAATGGAAACAGCCGGTATATACGGCATGTCACGGCTACTCGGCCATGCTTCGCTTTCACTCAGCGCTATTGTTGCCAACCGTGTACAGCAAAAATTCAGCAGCGATCCGCACAAGGCAGTTGACCGGCTGATACAACTGACCTTGCAGCAAGCGGCTGTCGCATAA